Sequence from the Larimichthys crocea isolate SSNF chromosome XXIII, L_crocea_2.0, whole genome shotgun sequence genome:
tacaagacAAGTCACAGTTTCCTTTTGGACAAGCTTgcagttttaatatttcatgtttcgttcaaatgtgtgcatgtaataACAGTTTATAGGAAggtgatttataaaaaaaaatctctgcaaGAGCACAGCAAACATGAATTTAATGGCGGATACTTTACCTAtcatgaaacaaagagaaaaagggggagagagagggggcggGGAGTAGCTCTCATAGGAAACCAATGACCTGCTGCCGTGACCTCCCCAAACTGTGTTCACGTTTGCCCCTGCAGGCTGTGCATGTGTTGGACTTGTGAAACAATCAGTTATTTAAACTTTGTCAACAACTTGTTATCCAATCTCCACTGCCTGATTAAAAAAGCAACACAGTTTCTGAGTAATTTAACCTGTCACTCTTTGTTACACAGACTGTATCCCCGCATGCTGAAGAGGCAGAGCTGTGCAGCAGAGATCCAGCCTTGCAGCGTTCAGCACTTCTCACGCAAATATCTGAATGCAATATCAGCAAGAAAGTTGTTGAAAGACCGCACAAAGATCTTCAAAGTGTAAAACTTTATCTGTCACCAGTTACAAcgaattaaaataaaatggagcACAATCGTGTTAttgtccatttaaaaaaaaaaaaaaaaatccacaatgGTCCTTATGTGTCAACAGCCGATCCTGTTCTGAGGTGCCATTCTCATGCATAGTTTATTATCATGTTAACTCCATCCTATCTTTTTATTCTGAGATTTAACattcagagtgtgtgtatgtatgcatgctTTGGGGGTGTGTGAGGACACAAAAGAGGGGGTGTGGGGCTGAAGCTTATATAGACCAGATGTGGAGCCTTAAAGGGATTGAGTTTTCATTACAAAACTAGGTTACCAAATCTGCCTTTTTAAGGCTCCCTAGCAGctccacctctgtgtgtgtgtgtctgtgtgtgtgtgtgtgtgttacgtaaCCAGCTGATTGCAAGCCGGTGCCTGTCTTGTCTCTTAACAAAGGGAGCTCTGATGTTTCCATCAATACATTTACGCAAATGAAGGATTCACAGCCATCAGGACATTACATATTACGCATTAAATGATATAAATTCTTCATCACTGTGGTGGATTTAGAGGGTATTATTTTCTTCAGAAAATTCTGTTCATCATTGAGTTCATCCGACTCTTTGCATTGTGTGAGAACTGAAGCGAGTGACAGGCATCTTTGTTAAAACGCTAATGTTTCAAAAGTTTTATGAAACTGTtaacactgaaaatgaacaGGAAAGAACAATAAAAGCATTGTATACAACGCTGGCAGAAGAAATAAtgagcttttttcccccctgtgtTCTGAAATATTACTGCCTTAACACAGATGACAATGCAGTTTGCTGCAAGATAATGTATATTTACTACAATTTGTTTAGAAAGTTTTTACTTTGTCTTAGATAAGCGGAGTTCATTGGCTCATAGAGTTGATTTCAAGAATGCTAAAGCTTTAAAAAGTGCCTGAAAGCTCTTATTTCTTGTTATCTGGTTGTGtatgaggtgtgtgtttctgaggtTTTATGTGCCATATGTTACCAAACAACTGTTTTGATAGTCAAGGCATGCGAGAGCATTTgtaaaggaggaggggagagatgtTAAAAGAACCCTGTTATGTGCCcactctcccttttcttctctcctcacctccccctcctccattcACACGTGCCAGTTGTGTAACAACGGTGATTTGCATGCGGGTGGGTGAAGGCCAAAGAGTTTTTATGCAGAAGCTAGTGGcaggaggcagggagggaggagacaaaaggaggaggaggaggaggaagaggaggagatggaggacagCATATAAGGAGCTTCCACTTTTGCCTGTTCATCCTTACCTCATCCTTGATACTTCACTCACCGCTGGAGAAGCTctgaacacaaagaagaagCCATGAGGAACACACTGCTGGGGATGCTGGCCGCCCTGATTTGCACGCTGGCGGTCTGTGCTGATGTGACACCTGTTCAAGACTTTGACCTGCAGAAGGTAAGAGGGAGGCGGAAGCATTACTAATGCAGACATTGTTGGTTATTTCTCAGAAATTtacaggggaaaaaagtgaGGAAGAGTTGGTGGATGGTTGGCATGTTTAATGCAATCCCTTACTGGAGCAAGCTTTGTTTTTAAGGATACAGAAGACATATACTGCTTTGAAAAATGTGACCACAATTTCCCCCTCTCTATGCTTCTTTTAGATGACAGGCAAGTGGTACCTTGTTGGCTTAGCCACCAACGCTCAGTGGTTTGTGGAGAACAAGGAAGGGATGAAGATGGGCACTGTCAATGTATCGTCAACTCCTGAAGGAGACCTCGACCTCTCTCATGCCAACCTGAAGTGAGTGATTCATCATGTAATTATAAAaggttcaaataaaaacatcctgatgattcttttgttttaaaaaaaaatgaaacctgCTTCTCTTCCAGTGCTGATGGTACTTGCTGGAGAATGACTCACCTTGCTAAGAAAAGCGACACTCCTGGACGCTTCGTCTACCACAGCCTGAGTGAgcggagcacacacacaaacactgactcacaggagagacaaaaacacaaagatttaacAGCATGacctgtctgtttttttgcctttgtcaGTTTGGAACAATGACAACGACATGCgcattgttgatgttgtgtaCGATGACTACGCTCTTGTCCACACGACAAAGACAAAGGAAGGAGTGTCTGAGGTCCTCAATAATCTTTACAGTAAGTCTGCGATCAGTCACACCACAGCAGTCTGTGCTGGCTCCCTGTGGGAGAGCATTGTTTGTCGAATTGATGGATTTAAGGTTGAAGCAACCCATTCTGTTTGCAGGTCGCACTCCTGAGGTCACGGTCACCCTGCAGCAGAAGTTCAGGCAGTTCTCTCTTGAGACTGGCATTCTTGCAGACAACATTGTCATCTTCCCACAGAATGGtatgtcattaaataaattaaagcacTTCAATAGAAATGCATTTAACTGTTTCCGAAAATGGTTCAGACCACTGTGCTCACTGGCCtccatgtgtgttttatcacaGGTGAGTGTCCTGAGGCGTGAAGAGTCCCCTGCCATCCGTCATCCCCTGCTTTCTGAAGTCCCAGGCTTTCATCTCAGAAGACTCTTATTTTCTCCCCTCACTGTGATTTTTCCAGCATCACAAAGCTGCACCCAAGACAATGAAACCAAAGCATTTTACTCCAAACCCTGCTGCATACCAAAGACCAACCCTGATCCTAATTCAGATCTCATTCTCTTCAACTCACGCATTAACTGTGGCATCAGAGTGGAACAACAAAGGGCTGAGTGAGACAGTTTACTTTTTGTACAAGCGTGTACCTTTGTAACTGCTGGTTTTCTTTTGggttattacattttttgttgaaataaaaacaataaatacatgtttcagttcttaatgattcatttttagTAGAAAAAACAGCCGTTCTTCAGTCTTATTATGTTACACACTGCCCCCTGTTGGCTGAAATTAGGCATAACCCTTAGAAATACCACATCACTGCAGTGCATTGTGTTTGATAGAGGTTTAGGGGTAATTACTATTATACACAAATGGGGTTGTAAAACACACAAGGTTCAGATGTGATGTGCTGTGATGGGTAAAGACAATGAATGCCATTATTTGGAcatgctattttttttatagtacTAGAGGACTAGTACTGGATCATAAGCCTTTGCATATAACTGTGCGGATTGTGGGCCCACTCACTAcaatactgaaaataaataaataaataaataaataaataaataaataaataaataaataaataaatagtaaaaataataaacaaatgaagGACATCTGTCTGAAAATGCCTTGGTTCTAATATGGACTAGGGACTGCAGTGAAAAaactaactataactataaGTAATTTGAcatatcagtgtttttaaatgtcttagAACGGTTAGTCTTTAGTTGGGGCTGAAGGCTCACATGATTCTCAGGGCACACTGTTGGTGCTTGAGTTGCATTAAGGTAATGGTAGGTGCCATATTTTTTCAAAGAATAAGAAGAatttgtggaataaaaaagaTAACACAGTCATTGTCGTTGTTTTCTGACAAGGAGCGCAATGCTAAATGCTGAAGGAgcaggtcagaaaaaaaaggacacactGTTGACCAAAAAGTAGTTGTCGAAGCtttgaaattttaaataaaaatattggtgtcaaattaatttatataatttaagTAAATGAATTGGCATATTAAATCTATAATTTCATTGTTTGCTGAGCTCTTAGTTACCTGCTTGTCAAACTAATTGTTCATCTTATAAAAGAATTAGAAAATGTCCTGAGTTCATAGTATTTATagtttaagtaaaataaataattctgaGGATTCTcctttttactttaaatttagaacttaaataaaaataatttgtctCCATACTTCTGTTATCCATCTTTGCAATTCCTTGTGAGCAGATTTTTACGCTtttgtacactttttttttcaggtatttgtatttatgtaaacaAATTCCATATGTAGTCTTTATAACAGTGTATTTATTCTCATATCTATTGTGCTGGTATCTGATCTGGTTGTGATGTGCATACAATTACCCTCATGGGAATAAATAATTTCATGTCTGAAAGAAGCTGCACAATCCGACCACAAGGGGGCAGCCTATCAGACAGACATTCACAAACTGCACACAGCTAGGGGATTTGTTTCAAGACTCATCAGTCAGGGGCTGTGACATGTAGCTGTAGGTCACCAGTTAGATTCAGTGGCCTGGTCTCATGATTATTACTTGGTAGGTCACAAATGCTTCATAATGCCGTGCGTCTGAAGATGTCTATAAGTCAGCATGAAAGTGATGTATAGAAAAACACCGACATTAAAGATCAAACACTCTTTATTGAACTCAACAGAACTGAAAGCAAAACATGGATTGTGGGTTTGTCTGTTGGAACTGATAATCCATTGCCATCGTTCAAACCACATATCAGggacgtgtgtgtttttgtttagtctgagtaatataattattaaaaagaaaaggaaaagtcaCTCATTTGCCTTCATGGATGTGATGTCTGGACAGAGAAAGTCTTTTTTGAGGCCGCAGTTGAAGGCAGGCTGAGTTCACCAGCTGTTCTTATGTTTTCTGATAATGTGATCTACAGTTAGCACTCGACCATGAGGCCACGATGATGTACAAAATCATCATGTGACAGGGTGACATGGCAGCAATTTCcccaaaacagacacacacaaaagcaaatcCACAACGAAATTAAGTTGGCAGCTGGTTTCGACTGGAACACGCTGATCTGTAAATGCTACGGTAAGGTAAACATATGCAACaatgaaaaaagggaaaaacatgtttataaaatatacattgtaCATCTTTTGAATGCGTGTTGGACAACAGTGGCGCTGTCAGAGTGAAGCTCAGTTCAGGAATTCAGCGACAAAGCAGCAGCCTCCTCATTCTGAACACGCTGCTGTTGAAATTGTGTATGTGCATCACAGAGCGTAGGTGTAAACCTCTTGTGCACCGTATAGTGTGCAGACCTTCTATACATCAATATAGCTGCTTTTGTTGCAGAAGAATGCTTGGAAAGGTccgatttgtttttttagggtTTGTGAGACATCTGCTGGATTTTTTTCATGGATAGATTCATGGGTAGTTGAACACAGCACCACTCAAACCAGggaacataaaaacatctgaaaactgatgaatgaaaattCATGCAGCAGCAGTCAAGTTTTCGTGATAAGTTTTGTGTTAAGTAGAACGGGGCAAGGCGACATGGCTCAACACCTTGAAGGCACGATGGATTAGCAAGCCAATTATCTTAACCTCTCCCAGATCTTGACAAATATTAGtggtcaatgtttttttttaatgcatcaaTTAACTCATTAAGTGTCAAGCAAGTTGTCTGATCTCATACTGGGGCTTGTATTAACTGTCTTTTCTGGCACTCTTTTTGTCCTATATAACAAATCCTATTCATCTGACCTAGACATATACGCACAGGTGTATGCACGCACTGTAAACCGACGGCCCAACATCAGTctaagatgtaaaaatattgaaaaatctCCTTAACTCATAGTCAAACATTTAATGCAAAATCTGAGTTGGTCATTAAACGACGTACGACTCCAGAGTTtggcaaagaaacaaacagaaatacgTCTGAATGAGTAAAGGTTCTCTCTGTTTCACCCATTCCAAATGAAAAGGAAGCTGCCGTGCTGAGCCAAACCAACCATGGAGTGTCATaatttcccatcatgctctgAGAAACCCCTCTCCCCCCTTCCTCAGAAAGCAATGGTCCTTACAATCGAATGTCATAAgatttaaacataaaactctATATTTCATACCTATATAATGTAATTGACAGACGTATGATATCAATGTAATACAGAAATCTGAAATTTCTCATTAGTGTTTAATGTATGTACTCGatcataaataaatcttttgagaaaagaaaaaaaaaataacacaagatATTGTATTTACAAAGTGACTTTTGGCATCCATATTCATATTACCACAATATAGGTGGCATGTCATTTGACGGATATGAGTGTTGACAGACTGGTGCAACCGCAgcctaaataacaaaaaaaaaaagggtttggCATgttgatttgatcatttttgaTATAagatttttgttaaaaaataaaatcaaatgcaACAGAGACTGGCAATAAATCTGTGCTATCACACACCCAGTAAGTATAATTATTTGTCATATACAGTATTCAAAGGACTCCTGAAAACTCCCAAGCACAATACAAAGAAGGACAAGCCAGTTAGTATATACATGTACAGTCTCTTACAGCTGTGCCCCGCTGCATAACTgtccctcttctcttttctaATACTCTggatatataaaaaacaaaacaaacaaacaaacaaaagattttcTGTACACGTCTTTCCCACATCCCCGCCTGCTCTGGGAGATTATTGTCCTGTTGAATGGCctttccttcatctctcctgtGATTGGTCATTGGATTAAACCTCCTCCATCTGTGTGGCAACTGGTGGTCTGACGAATCACTTCCCTGTTCAAAGCACCGCCATTGGTTGTTAGATGAACCACTCTTTCTTTGATTCGTCGATGGTTTCAGGGTTGTCGGTGCCAATGATGGCCGTGTCTGCTGATTCCCCGGCGGACTCCCCGCTGCCCTTGGCCTCGTTGGTGTGGTAGGTGCCTTTGTGACGGAACATGTAGCGGATGAGGAACACCAGAGTACATAAGATGGTGAAGATCACCACCGCGATGATACCTACAGAGGAAACAGACATCATGAACTCAAAAACAAGCATTAATATCAGTAACTACTACTCTGCTTGGACCAACTTTAGATAAAGATTTCAGTGTAGAGCTGGAACAGTTAGTCGATTAATAGAATAGCTCattattaatgaatgaaatcaaTTGCAATGATCAATTGAGTCACTTTTAAATCAAAGATGACAAACAttctctggttccagcttctcaaatgtgagaatctgttgcttttctttgtcataaatgatagtaaatggaatatttttgggttttaGACAGTAggttcaacaaaaacaatccatTAAAGTATGTCTCCTAAGGCTAACCAAGAAAATAATTGGCAgattaattgttgttgttgtaattacttttagttaatttttttattttattttattttttaaaatcctttattataaaaaaagcaaatcagTCAAAGACTGCCTTCAAAACTTCATTTTTACCTCCAATGATGGCTGAGTCTCTGTTGACTCCATCAGGAATTACTCTCTCCTCATTGAACGGGAACTCTGCATCTGAGGACAGcgagaagaaagaaacattcaaacCTTCACCTTCAATCATTCACACATAAATAgactaaatgttttaatattcattCTAGTAATAACAATAACTTGAGTAGCTACCCTAGACTAATTTATGCATACGAAAATACCAAACAGATTGCATTTAAAGGTCAGGAAATGTCACAGACTTGCTTGCGGCGACGCAAAAATAGCAGTGAAAAGTCACAAGCAATCATTTTATGCATAACTCATGCTGAATTATAATTACTTTACTAACTACTTTTGCTTTTCAacactgaagcagaaacagaacaccctgtaatgtacagtacaaatagaggaggatggagaggttGGATACACCAATGCTAAGCATCCTGAAGGAGATCATGAGTGgagttaatttattttattgctgttcTATTTCATTAAAGATCCATGACAGGTTAAGAGGTTAATACGAGCTTCTACTTCCACCTTTCCACTATAATTCTCTGTGAGCAGCAATCGCCTAATTGCTCTGATTCTCCCTGAATGGACACAAGTGAAGGGCATATGAACAAAGAGGAGGTGGGTGAAAAGTAAAAAGATGACGAAAACATTGCTGAGAGCTTCAATAACACTTTGACAATTTTGTCTGTGCGCACACAAACGCCTGGGCATGGACAAAACTGCAAACCTTACAGCCCAACAAATTGCATATATTCACACACTCCCACAAAGGGCTTCACCCTTGGATGAGCTGTCAGCTATTTCTGCTGCCGACTGCATAGTTTTCCATGTAGAAAGTATGAGTAAGACAGAGAAGTGGAGGCCGAGATGAGAAAAGGGGGTGAAAATGGGAGGTaatggagaggagcagagcaaTCAGACTTATTATAgtctatatacatatatatataatgtcaaGAATTAATCGTGTCTGAAAAGATGAGAGAAGAGGGCAGAGAGCAATGAGGAGACGaccaatgaaataaaaacttatGAGAAAGTTAGGAGGATGGCGACTGAAgaaactcattttttttaaaaatcaatgagAAGACAGACAATGATCAGTAAGTAAGAGATTaagggagggatggatgaatTATAGATTAGATCTATGTATAGAGAATGCAACGTAGAATAAATACTAATCTTCTCTGTGGAAGGATGATGATGGAGAGCTGACTGTGAGTTTGGACCTGGAGTCCGAGTCGATGGACTGAATTGATCTCCAATAGCTCAACGCTCCCGAAGGCACTGTTGGCACCAAGCCTGAAGAAAACAGCTGCATCTACACTCTGAAATACTACACACTGGTGCGGAATGCAGCGTTACACACATGAGCAGTAAGGCCGGTGAGTGTCTGtgtacacagacatgtaaaCGTATATGTCCAAGATAGAGGTTGACTATGTAGGTATGGATGGGATGGGTTATTGAGCTTGTATGTGTTTATACACTGTAGGAAGTTACTCACCTGTGTTGTCCAGATGCCAGGGATCTGTTGCAGCAGACATTGGTGGGATGGTGAGAGGTGATGCCCCACAGTTGGACTCCACTAACTTGCCCTGGTAAGACACCGGTGAGGCGGCTGCAGGTTGTCTGCCTGGTTGAGCGGCTGTCGGCGTGGCCTGAGCCTGTGCAGCAGTTCTCAGTGCAGACTTGAGGGGGGCTACTCCGTTGAACTGCACCCGTGACAGACACCCAACAAAGCCTGGGGTGTTGTAACGTTCGATGATGACCGGGTCTATATGCCCCGTTTCTGTACAGAGGCACAGAGTTGGAGAGAAGATTGGATCATTCTTATGGACTCATCTTGTTACTGTTTAATGATACTGTCAGACCAGTCTAATGTTAACTTATGTGGAACCATGGATGTGGGAGAGAAACCAGGGAAGCACTGACTACATCCATTTTTTCACAGAAAGCATCGACGCTGATTATCCGAAAAAGAACACACTCCAAAAACCACATATACACTCTtggtgagcacacacactctcaaactgAACAGACACTCTAGTCGGCACAAATTATGCTGATGCACACACCCAGTAAACTAATAGTCTGCAAAAAATCTAGACAAATGAgcaggagagggaagagagacgAAGAGGAGACTggaaggaggacgaggaggagggggaggaaccTACACTGACATTGACCTCTAATGTCAAATAAGAGGATGATTaatgagaataaaagaaaaaagagaggggaaaaagagatacttgtttaatgtttgatataataaaaacatgttgctcATGCTACTCTTTCAAGCTCTAGTCACAACCCTGTGAAACGTCCTTATCATGCCTTGGTGTTTACAAAAGGAT
This genomic interval carries:
- the LOC104922352 gene encoding lipocalin; protein product: MRNTLLGMLAALICTLAVCADVTPVQDFDLQKMTGKWYLVGLATNAQWFVENKEGMKMGTVNVSSTPEGDLDLSHANLNADGTCWRMTHLAKKSDTPGRFVYHSLIWNNDNDMRIVDVVYDDYALVHTTKTKEGVSEVLNNLYSRTPEVTVTLQQKFRQFSLETGILADNIVIFPQNGECPEA